A genomic region of Anas platyrhynchos isolate ZD024472 breed Pekin duck chromosome 9, IASCAAS_PekinDuck_T2T, whole genome shotgun sequence contains the following coding sequences:
- the CLDN11 gene encoding claudin-11, which yields MVATCLHLAGFVCSFIGWIGVVVATATNDWVVTCGYTITTCRKMDELGSKGLWADCVMATGLYHCKPLVDILILPGYVQACRALMIAASVLGLPAIFLLITVLPCIRMGHEPGAAKYRRSQLGGILIILLAMCGVVATIWFPVCAHRETTIMSFGYSLYTGWIGSALCLFGGCVIVCCSGDAQTFGENRFYYASGSSSPTHAKSAHV from the exons ATGGTGGCCACCTGCCTGCACCTGGCTGgatttgtctgcagtttcatcGGGTGGATCGGGGTGGTGGTGGCGACGGCCACCAACGACTGGGTGGTGACGTGCGGCTACACCATCACCACCTGCAGGAAAATGGACGAGCTGGGCTCCAAGGGGCTGTGGGCAGACTGCGTCATGGCGACAGGCCTCTACCACTGCAAGCCCCTCGTGGACATCCTCATCTTGCCAG GGTACGTCCAAGCGTGTCGAGCACTGATGATCGCCGCCTCCGTCCTGGGCCTTCCTGCCATCTTCCTGCTGATAACCGTCCTGCCCTGCATCCGCATGGGCCACGAGCCCGGAGCCGCCAAGTACCGCCGCTCCCAGCTGGGAGGGATCCTCATCATCCTCCTGG CCATGTGCGGCGTCGTGGCCACCATCTGGTTCCCCGTCTGCGCCCACCGCGAGACCACCATCATGAGCTTCGGCTACTCGCTGTACACGGGCTGGATCGGCTCTGCCCTCTGCCTCTTCGGTGGCTGCGTCATCGTCTGCTGCTCGGGGGACGCCCAGACCTTCGGTGAAAACCGCTTCTACTACGCCTCGGGCTCCAGCTCCCCGACCCACGCTAAGAGCGCCCACGTCTGA
- the SLC7A14 gene encoding solute carrier family 7 member 14: MSGLVSRLDPRRVPWGAAGQALRARVLRTKPVESMLEGTGTAAGQGARLAKVLTTLDLISLGVGSCVGTGMYVVSGLVAKEMAGPGVIVSFIIAAVASILSGVCYAEFGVRVPKTTGSAYTYSYVTVGEFVAFFIGWNLILEYLIGTAAGASALSSMFDSLANHTISRWMISSVGTLNGLGKGEESYPDLLALVIAVIVTIIVAMGVKNSVGLNNVLNVINLAVWIFIMIAGLFFVKADNWSEGQFLPFGWPGVLKGAATCFYAFIGFDIIATTGEEAKSPNTSIPYAITASLVACLTAYVSVSIILTLMVPYDAIDTESPLMEMFVARGFYAAKFIVAIGSVAGLTVSLLGSLFPMPRVIYAMAGDGLLFRFLSHVSSYTETPVVACIVSGFLAALLSLLVSLRDLIEMMSIGTLLAYTLVSVCVLLLRYQPESDIDGFVKFLSEEHTKKKEGILADCEKEACSPGSEGEEFSGPPTNTCGAKNLPSLGDNEMLIGKSDKSAYSVNHPNYGTVDMTSGIEADESENIYLIKLKKLIGPRYYTMRIHLGLPGKMDRPTAATGHTVTTCVLLLFVLMFIFCSFIIFGADYISEQSWWAVLLVVLMVLLIVVLVFVILQQPENPKKLPYMAPCLPFVPAFAMLVNIYLMLKLSTVTWIRFAVWCFVGLLIYFGYGMWNSTLEISAREEALHQSTYQRYDVDVDPFSVDDGFSYAAEGESYPGWGPAEDKGFSYQQMAGAKESHRTGSRSKSKGRHKPPSEALIANDELDYSPE; this comes from the exons ATGAGTGGCCTGGTCTCGCGCCTGGACCCGCGGCGGGTGCCCTGGGGGGCCGCAGGCCAAGCCCTGCGCGCCCGTGTCCTGCGCACCAAGCCCGTGGAGTCGATGCTGGAGGGCACGGGGACGGCCGCCGGCCAGGGAGCCCGTCTGGCCAAGGTCCTCACCACCCTGGACCTCATCTCCCTCGGCGTCGGCAGCTGCGTGGGCACCGGCATGTACGTGGTGTCCGGCCTGGTGGCCAAGGAGATGGCAGGGCCCGGGGTCATCGTTTCCTTCATCATCGCCGCTGTCGCCTCCATTTTGTCAG gcGTTTGCTATGCTGAGTTCGGTGTGCGGGTCCCCAAGACCACGGGCTCTGCCTACACCTACAGCTATGTGACGGTGGGCGAATTCGTAGCGTTCTTCATCGGCTGGAACCTCATCCTGGAGTACCTGATCGGCACGGCCGCAGGTGCCAGCGCCCTCAGCAGCATGTTTGACTCACTGGCCAACCACACCATCAGCCGATGGATGATCAGCAGCGTCGGGACATTGAACGGGCTGG ggaagggagaggagtcTTACCCTGACCTTCTTGCTCTGGTCATTGCTGTCATTGTCACCATCATCGTGGCCATGGGAGTGAAGAACTCAGTGGGGCTGAACAACGTGCTCAACGTCATTAACCTGGCAGTCTGGATCTTCATCATGATTGCTGGACTCTTCTTCGTCAAAGCTGACAATTGGTCTGAAGGGCAATTCCTGCCATTTGGGTGGCCGGGG GTGCTCAAGGGGGCCGCGACGTGTTTCTATGCCTTCATCGGCTTCGACATCATCGCCACCACGGGAGAAGAAGCAAAAAGTCCCAACACCTCCATCCCGTATGCCATCACAGCCTCACTCGTCGCATGCTTGACAGCATACGTGTCC gtGAGCATCATCCTCACGCTGATGGTGCCGTATGATGCCATCGACACCGAGTCCCCGCTGATGGAAATGTTCGTGGCCCGTGGCTTCTACGCGGCCAAGTTCATCGTTGCCATCGGGTCCGTGGCTGGGCTGACCGTCAGCCTGTTGGGCTCCCTCTTCCCGATGCCGAGAGTCATTTATGCCATGGCTGGAGATGGGCTGCTCTTCAG GTTTTTGTCCCACGTCAGTTCCTACACAGAAACTCCAGTGGTGGCTTGCATCGTCTCCGGGTTCCTGGCGGCGCTGCTCTCCTTGCTGGTCAGCCTGCGGGACCTGATAGAAATGATGTCCATCGGCACGCTGCTCGCCTACACGCTGGTCTCCGTCTGCGTCCTGCTCCTCCGATACCAGCCCGAGAGCGACATCGACGGCTTCGTCAAATTCCTCTCGGAGGAGCACACCAAGAAGAAGGAGGGCATCCTGGCCGACTGCGAGAAGGAGGCCTGCTCCCCGGGGAGCGAAGGAGAAGAGTTCTCTGGCCCACCGACCAACACGTGCGGGGCAAAAAACCTGCCGTCGCTGGGGGACAACGAGATGCTCATTGGGAAATCCGATAAATCCGCCTACAGCGTGAATCACCCCAATTACGGCACGGTCGACATGACCTCGGGGATCGAGGCAGACGAGTCGGAGAACATCTACCTCATCAAGCTGAAGAAGCTGATCGGCCCTCGCTACTACACCATGCGGATCCACCTGGGGCTGCCGGGGAAGATGGATCGCCCCACGGCGGCCACCGGCCACACGGTCACCACCTGCGTGCTCCTGCTCTTCGTCCTGATGTTCATCTTCTGCTCCTTCATCATTTTCGGGGCTGACTACATCTCCGAGCAGAGCTGGTGGGCTGTCCTCCTCGTCGTGCTGATGGTCCTGCTCATCGTCGTGCTGGTGTTTGTGATCCTGCAGCAGCCAGAAAACCCCAAGAAGCTGCCCTACATGGCGCCTTGCCTCCCCTTCGTCCCCGCCTTCGCCATGCTGGTGAATATCTATCTCATGCTGAAGCTCTCCACGGTCACATGGATCCGATTTGCCGTCTGGTGTTTTGTGG GTCTGCTCATTTACTTTGGCTACGGGATGTGGAACAGCACGCTGGAGATCAGCGCCCGCGAGGAGGCCCTGCACCAGAGCACCTACCAGCGCTACGACGTGGACGTCGACCCCTTCTCCGTGGACGACGGCTTCTCCTACGCCGCCGAGGGCGAGAGCTACCCGGGCTGGGGCCCCGCCGAGGACAAGGGCTTCTCGTACCAGCAAATGGCGGGAGCAAAGGAAAGCCATCGGACCGGTAGCAGATCGAAAAGCAAAGGCAGGCACAAACCGCCCTCGGAGGCGCTGATCGCTAACGACGAGCTGGACTACTCACCCGAGTAG